Genomic window (Bosea sp. (in: a-proteobacteria)):
CAGGACGAGGCTGTAGCCGAGGCCGTTGCCGAGCCCGTCGAGCATGGCAGGCAGCGGCGGGTTGTGCATCGCATAGGCTTCGGTGCGGCCGAGCACGATGCAGTTCGTCGCGATCAGCGCGACGAAGACCGACAGGCGCTGGCTCATCGCATAAGCGAAGGCCTGCAGCAGCTGGTCGGCCACGATCACCAGCGAGGCGATGATGGTGATCTGGATGATGATCCGGATCGAGGATGGGATGTGGTTGCGGATCAGGCTGACGATGCCGGCGGCCACCGTCAGCACGACGACGAGCGCCAGGGAGAGCGCGAAGGCGGTGCCGACCGAGGTGGTGACGGCGAGCGCCGAACAGATGCCGAGGATATGGACCGTGACCGGGTTCCTGTCGACCAGCGGATCGGTCAGGGTGCGCAGCGAGACGTTCATCGGAATTCCCCCGCGCGCAGCCGTTCGAGGAAGCGGCCATAGCCGAGCGGGCCGAGCCAGAAATGGATCATGTCGGTGATCGCATAGCCGGTGACCGAGGCACCCGAGATGCCGTCGACCTCGTTGGGGCCATCGGCCGTGCCGGTGACCACCTCGATCGCCACCTTGCCGCCCTCGGTCAGCTTCTTGCCGGCCCATTGCGCCTGCCAGGCGGCATCCGCGATGCGCGCGCCCAGCCCCGGCGTCTCGCCATGGTCGTAGACGGTGAAGGCGGCGACCGTGTCGAGATCGCCCTCCAACGCCAGATAGGCCCGGATCGTCGACTGGTAGCCGCGCCCGCGCACCGGCAGCACGATAAGCGCGAGCTTGCCCTCCCGGCGCACCAGATGGACCCGCGCCAGGTTCTCGCGGCGGCCCAGGCCGACGACGTCCTGTGCGCGGGTGAGCTGGGTGCTGGTGCCGGCATCGGCGGCGATCGCCGCCTGGTCGAAGCCCGCCGCGTCGACGCCCTCGGCGCGCAAGCCGCTGGCCAAATCGACGATCGCGGTCTCGATCGCGTCCGCCCCGGCCCGGGCGAGGATTTCGCCGATGCCGGGGATGCCCGCAAGCATCGCGCTCATCTGCGCGCTGCGGGCGGCCGCGACATTCGCTTGGATGGCCGGGCGCAGCACGACCGCCGCGATCGAGACCGACAGCCCGCAGCCGAGCGCGACCAGGAGCGAAACGAGCAGCGTCTTGCTCCGGTCGCTGTTGGGGCGGGCGAGCACGGCCCGCAACCGGGCGAGGGGCGAGAGGCGCTCAGACATGGCGCCGCCTCCTGCGCAGACCATGCAGCGCGATCACGCAATGGTCGATCAGCGGTGCGAAAACCGAGGCGACGAGGATCGCGAACACCGTCGCGCCGAACGCCTCGCCCGAGAGCGCAAACAGCGCCGCCAGGCTACCGGCGAGCAGGCCATGGACGAAGCGCCCCGGATTGGTCGCGGCCGAGGCGACCGGATCGGCGGCGAGGAAGAGCAGCGCCGCCGCGACCGCGCCGTCGAGCGGAACGGCCTGGGCAGCGGCGCCGCTGAGGCCCCAGGCGACCGCAGCCATGCTCCCGCCCGCCGCCAGCAGCACCCGCCAGGACGCCTGTCCGCTCGCCAGCAGCAGGACGAGCGCCGGCACGAGCGTCCAGACCGGAATCTGCGGGCCGGCGCGGTAGCCTTCGCCGGTGAAGGAGAACATCAGGAAGGCGAGCGCCGCCACCGCGGGATGGACGAAATTGCGCCCCCGTCCGCCGAAGGCCAGCTCCGCCAGCACCACGCCGAAGCTGCCGGCGAACAGGAGCTGCCAATAGGGTGCGGAAGGCGGCGTCAGCAACGCGATCAGCAGCGCCGTGACCAGCCCTTCGGGCCCGAAGGGCTGCCCGCGCAGCTTGCGGAAGGCCAGCTGCCAGCCCAGCACCAGCAGGACGAGCAGCGCGACCCGGCCCGCGACGAGCCCGGCTTCGAGCCCGAACAGCACGACGAGCGGCGCCATCAACCCGAGCAGGGCCGGCACATTGCTACGCGCGACCTCACGCCGGCCGATCAGCCCGTAAAGCCGGTTGGCGAGCCCGCTCATGCCGCGTCCCTGAGTTCGTCAAGCGCGCGCCGCAGCAGCGCGCCGAAATCCGTGCGCCCGCCATCGACATGGCTCAGCAGCGCCATGTCCTCCTCGGCGAGGCCGAGCGCGCCCAGCTGGCGGGCCGTCTCGACATCGCCGACGCTGAGCGCCCGCAGCAGGGGGATGGGCAGGACGCCGGGCGGCGCCGCGCGCTCATGGGCGGCATTGGGGATGATCGCGGAACCGCCGACCGCCAGAAAGGTCCGCAGGCGTGCGAGCAACCCGCTCCCGGCCGCGGCGCCATGTGCCTGCCGTTCCACGGTGACCTGAAGGTGGCCGCGCGCCAGATAGGCGTCGGCGCGTCCGTCCAGCGGAGAGCCGGAGCGGATTCGCACCGCCCCTTCCACCAGCCCCTCGCCGCAGAGCGCGCGCAGCTCCGCCCCCGGCACGGTCTCGATCAGGCGCGGGGCGCTGAGCCCGTCGCCGGCCAGCGCGACGACCCGGCGCGCCCAGATCCGGCCGGTCTCGAGCAGGTGGCCGATGGCGATGACCTCCTGGTAGCCGATATGCCAGACGCAGGCGCCGCCGGCCTCCACCGGGTGGAGATAGTGGATATGCGTGCCGGCGAGCCCCGCCGGATGGGGCCCGGTAAAGCCGGCGGGGCGCACATCCGGTACCGCGGGCATCTCGACGCCGGCCCGATGGCACAGATGCACGGCTCCCGCGCCCAGATGCGTCAGGGCCTTAAGGCCGCGCGCGAACCAGGCGCGATGGCGTGCGATCACCACGGCGGGATCGGGCGCCAGCGGGCGGGTGTCGATCGCCGTCACGAAGATCGCATCGGGCGTGGCCTCCGGCTCCGGGACGTCGTCGAAGGGCCGGGTCCGGATCGCCTGCCAGGCGCCGCTTTCGATCAGCAGCGCGCGCAGCGTCGCGCTCTCGAGCGCGGCCGGAACGGCGAAGGCGCGCGCCTCGCCCTCATCCAGCGCGATCACGACCCGATCGAGCGATTGCCGGCCGCCCTTGCGGATTTCCGCGACAATGCCGGAGGCAGGCGCGACATGACGCGACCCCGGACGCCGCCTGTCGGTGAACAGCAGATCGCCGGCCGCGACCCTGTCGCCTTCGCTTACGGCGAAGCGCGGCCGCAGCCCGGGATAATCCTCGCCGACCAGCGCCAGATGGCGCGGCAGGGGATGCGGCACGACGGCCTGCACCGCCTGTCCGGCGAAAAACAGATCGATGCCGCGGCAGCGCGTCCTCGTCATCTTTCCCCCTGTATCCGCACAGGCTTCACGATGCAGAACGACCTGTCGGCGCGAAGGGAACGGGACCATCCGAAGTCGCGGTTTTTTCGGTCGGCATGAGGAAAGCCTTTCATGGCTCCGAGGCAGCTAAATGGCACCGGCTGTCCACCAAACATGCGCCAAGGCTCAAATCCCTGCATTGATGCACATCAATAATCAGAGACTAACGAGGTTTCCATGCGTAGAAACCGCAATTCAAATAAAAAATTTGTGTTCAAAGGTACGATTTCTTGGAGGTAGACGCAAGGTACATAGCAATTTACCTCTGCGCATCACCGACAAACTGTTCTTCTAGAATGTTTGTATGGAGAGATTTGTCCGCCGTCAGCACCTTTGAGGCCATTTATAAAGTTTCGGGAAAGGAGAGGTTCCGGACCGCCGCAGCCATTTAGGAGTGCCATGGATCGAGGTGGCGAACCACGCTCCGTTGCTGGCGACGGCGATGATCCTGATGATGGCCGCACTGGCCATTATCGCCTGGACAAGACGAGGACCCTAAATGTGGCAAGCACTACCGCTGGGGCGCTATGCCGGCTGGCTGGCGCTGACGATCGTGCGCCCGCCCGCGCCGGAGAGGGCGTCGAACACCCAGTTGGAATGGCTCGCCTCGATGACCGAAAGCACGGTGGCCAGCCATATCCGCTCGATCTACCGCAAGCTCGGCATCTCAAGCCGCGCGGAAGCCTCGTGGCACGCCGCTCCACGACATTTATGCGAAATACCGGCCCCAGACCATGAAGGCGCCGAGCGCCGCGAAGGCGAGGCCGAACGGCAACCCGGCCTTGGCACCCAGCTCCTGCGTCTCGACGATCTCCTTCGGATGCCTGGTCGAAACGATGAAGGGCGGACCGGACAGTCTGGCGAAGAAGGCCCTGAATTCCGGCGGCAGGTAGCGCGGCAGCCGGCGGCCGCCATCCGCGCGCGCCGGCCCCCGCGCCAGCCACTTCGCCGGGGCGTTGCGCTTGCGGGAGGCGCTTGCATCCTCGGCGAACTCCCCCAGCACGAAGATCGGCGCATCATGCCAGATATATTGCTCGACATAGCGGAAACGGGGGCCGAGCGTGCCCTGCACGTCATGCCTGATGCCGAACCCGGGCGTGCCTTCGGTGAGAAGCTCCGGTTCCTCGCCTGTGGGCGTTTCGCGGTCGCCGCGCCAGTCGCTCCAGGCGGACGGCATCAGCGTGGCGCCATAGGCGTCGACGCCGCATTCCGCCTCGCCATCGGAAATCCGCAGCGGCTTCTGCGACTGCTCGTTGCGCACCTGCGTCCAGAAATAGTCCATCTTGCCGTCGGGCTGCTTCTCACGTCGCGATTCCCAGACCTCGACCTGCCACCATGCGCAGGGTCTTCCGGTCAGCGGCGCTTTCAGCTTCGGCGCGGAAACGCGGCCCCAGACCAGATGCCGCCCCTCGGTCAGCGCGGACATCCCGGTCGGCGGCAGGTCGCGGATCGCCTGCGCGTTGCGCCGCGCCCACAGGGCCGCGACGATCATGACGCCGCCGAGCAGCGCCACCATCATCAGCGCGAACAGGAAGACGCCGAGCGGGACCTCGCGCAGGAAGGTCATGGTTCATGCTCCGGCATTGCAGGTGCCGGTCGTCGTCGC
Coding sequences:
- a CDS encoding NADH:ubiquinone reductase (Na(+)-transporting) subunit D: MNVSLRTLTDPLVDRNPVTVHILGICSALAVTTSVGTAFALSLALVVVLTVAAGIVSLIRNHIPSSIRIIIQITIIASLVIVADQLLQAFAYAMSQRLSVFVALIATNCIVLGRTEAYAMHNPPLPAMLDGLGNGLGYSLVLLVVAAIRELFGAGTLAGLPVLPLAAEGGWYAPMRLMLLAPSAFIILGLLVWAVRSVKRGQVEPREFAPRQAERGAQP
- the nqrC gene encoding NADH:ubiquinone reductase (Na(+)-transporting) subunit C, encoding MSERLSPLARLRAVLARPNSDRSKTLLVSLLVALGCGLSVSIAAVVLRPAIQANVAAARSAQMSAMLAGIPGIGEILARAGADAIETAIVDLASGLRAEGVDAAGFDQAAIAADAGTSTQLTRAQDVVGLGRRENLARVHLVRREGKLALIVLPVRGRGYQSTIRAYLALEGDLDTVAAFTVYDHGETPGLGARIADAAWQAQWAGKKLTEGGKVAIEVVTGTADGPNEVDGISGASVTGYAITDMIHFWLGPLGYGRFLERLRAGEFR
- a CDS encoding RnfABCDGE type electron transport complex subunit D, producing MSGLANRLYGLIGRREVARSNVPALLGLMAPLVVLFGLEAGLVAGRVALLVLLVLGWQLAFRKLRGQPFGPEGLVTALLIALLTPPSAPYWQLLFAGSFGVVLAELAFGGRGRNFVHPAVAALAFLMFSFTGEGYRAGPQIPVWTLVPALVLLLASGQASWRVLLAAGGSMAAVAWGLSGAAAQAVPLDGAVAAALLFLAADPVASAATNPGRFVHGLLAGSLAALFALSGEAFGATVFAILVASVFAPLIDHCVIALHGLRRRRRHV
- a CDS encoding NADH:ubiquinone reductase (Na(+)-transporting) subunit A (uses the energy from reduction of ubiquinone-1 to ubiquinol to move Na(+) ions from the cytoplasm to the periplasm), translated to MTRTRCRGIDLFFAGQAVQAVVPHPLPRHLALVGEDYPGLRPRFAVSEGDRVAAGDLLFTDRRRPGSRHVAPASGIVAEIRKGGRQSLDRVVIALDEGEARAFAVPAALESATLRALLIESGAWQAIRTRPFDDVPEPEATPDAIFVTAIDTRPLAPDPAVVIARHRAWFARGLKALTHLGAGAVHLCHRAGVEMPAVPDVRPAGFTGPHPAGLAGTHIHYLHPVEAGGACVWHIGYQEVIAIGHLLETGRIWARRVVALAGDGLSAPRLIETVPGAELRALCGEGLVEGAVRIRSGSPLDGRADAYLARGHLQVTVERQAHGAAAGSGLLARLRTFLAVGGSAIIPNAAHERAAPPGVLPIPLLRALSVGDVETARQLGALGLAEEDMALLSHVDGGRTDFGALLRRALDELRDAA